From Centropristis striata isolate RG_2023a ecotype Rhode Island chromosome 16, C.striata_1.0, whole genome shotgun sequence, a single genomic window includes:
- the zgc:112416 gene encoding uncharacterized protein C21orf58 has translation MPMFQHGSSMVDQMTRLRLKLLEKRLENKKHDMDDRAESAQSTRSFDGQLDQLHRALRRKQELLQRLREQHMLEDLSRPQTWGGSQRRYRSHFFSEPPPVQLHHQAAAAAPSFLLHPPPAPPQPPRIIQQTLPQQPATIIQQLPQQQPLITQIPPPQPQPAARSGSIKEDMVELMLMQNAQMHQIIMHNMMLKALPPGGSSHFTPQTTYHGQDGYQGQPLFVRPDVKARGSAVHHHHHYGPTAAAPQLPPISLPTWLPGGSSLPAGAAGGPPLSFHHAAPYTLPPLNV, from the exons ATGCCAATGTTTCAG CATGGCAGCTCTATGGTTGATCAGATGACACGACTCAGACTCAAACTGCTGGAGAAG AGACTGGAGAACAAAAAGCACGATATGGACGACAGAGCGGAGTCTGCCCAGTCTACAA GGAGTTTTGACGGCCAGTTGGACCAGCTGCACCGAGCTCTGAGACGGAAacaggagctgctgcagagactcAGG gagcagCACATGTTAGAGGACCTGAGCAGACCTCAGACCTGGGGAGGATCTCAGAGACGCTACAGGTCACATTTCTTCTCTGAGCCTCCACCAGTTCAGCTCCACcaccaggctgctgctgctgctccgtcCTTCCTGCTCCACCCACCTCCTGCACCGCCTCAGCCTCCACGCATCATCCAGCAGacg CTCCCCCAGCAGCCGGCCACCATCATCCAGCAGCTGCCCCAGCAGCAGCCTCTGATCACTCAGATCCCTCCACCTCAACCACAGCCTGCTGCACGATCAGGCAGCATCAAAGAGG acATGGTGGAATTGATGCTGATGCAAAATGCGCAGATGCATCAGATCATAATGCACAATATGATGCTGAAAGCTCTGCCTCCAGGAGGGTCCAGTCACTTCACTCCACAAACTACATATCATgggcag GACGGTTACCAGGGGCAACCCCTTTTTGTAAGGCCAGATGTCAAAGCAAGAGGAAGTGCtgtccatcatcatcatcactacGGTCCCACAGCTGCAGCACCACAGCTGCCCCCCATCAGCCTCCCCACCTGGCTACCAGGAGGCTCCTCTCTcccagcaggagcagcaggaggacctcctctctcctttcacCATGCAGCTCCTTACACACTCCCACCACTCAATGTGTGA